In Micromonospora purpureochromogenes, a single window of DNA contains:
- the purB gene encoding adenylosuccinate lyase, which produces MTTIPNVLANRYASPELVALWSPEEKVRLERRLWLAVLKAQRDLGVAVPDGVVEAYERVVDDVDLASIAERERVTRHDVKARIEEFSALAGHEHVHKGMTSRDLTENVEQLQVRRSLELIRDRVVAALARLAWLAHEHSGLVMTGRSHNVAAQATTLGKRFASAAEELLIAYERLEDLINWYPLRGIKGPVGTAADQLDLFDGDAEKVAELERRVAGHLGFNRVLDSVGQVYPRSIDVAVLAALSQVAAAPSSLATTIRLMVGQELVTEGFKPGQVGSSAMPHKMNTRSSERVNGFAVIIRGYLSMVGELAGDQWNEGDVSCSVVRRVALPDAFFAADGLFQTFLTVLDEFGAYPAVINRELERFLPFLATTKILVAAVRRGVGREVAHEVIKEHAVAVALAMREKGAAENDLYDRLAADGRLGLSRAEIDALVADPTTFTGAAQAQVDAVTKRITAVVTAHPEAATYSPPPIL; this is translated from the coding sequence GTGACGACGATCCCGAACGTGCTCGCCAACCGGTACGCCTCACCCGAGCTGGTCGCCCTCTGGTCACCGGAGGAGAAGGTACGGCTGGAACGGCGGCTCTGGCTCGCCGTACTGAAGGCCCAGCGTGACCTCGGCGTGGCCGTGCCGGACGGGGTGGTCGAGGCGTACGAGCGGGTGGTCGACGACGTCGACCTGGCCTCGATCGCCGAGCGGGAGCGGGTCACCCGGCACGACGTGAAGGCCCGGATCGAGGAGTTCAGCGCGCTCGCCGGGCACGAGCACGTGCACAAGGGGATGACCTCCCGGGACCTCACCGAGAACGTCGAGCAGCTCCAGGTGCGCCGCTCGCTGGAGCTGATCCGGGACCGGGTCGTCGCCGCCCTGGCCCGGCTGGCCTGGCTCGCCCACGAGCACTCCGGACTGGTGATGACCGGGCGCTCGCACAACGTCGCCGCGCAGGCCACCACGCTGGGCAAGCGCTTCGCGTCGGCCGCCGAGGAGTTGCTGATCGCGTACGAGCGGCTGGAAGACCTGATCAACTGGTACCCGTTGCGCGGGATCAAGGGTCCGGTCGGCACCGCCGCCGACCAGCTCGACCTCTTCGACGGTGACGCGGAGAAGGTGGCCGAGCTGGAGCGCCGCGTGGCCGGGCACCTCGGGTTCAACCGGGTGCTGGACAGCGTCGGGCAGGTCTACCCGCGCTCGATCGACGTGGCGGTGCTCGCGGCGCTCTCCCAGGTCGCCGCCGCGCCGTCCTCGCTGGCCACCACGATCCGGCTGATGGTCGGCCAGGAGCTGGTCACCGAGGGCTTCAAGCCCGGCCAGGTGGGCTCCAGTGCGATGCCGCACAAGATGAACACCCGCTCGTCGGAGCGGGTGAACGGCTTCGCCGTGATCATCCGGGGCTACCTGTCGATGGTCGGCGAGCTGGCCGGCGACCAGTGGAACGAGGGGGACGTCTCCTGCTCGGTGGTCCGCCGGGTCGCCCTGCCGGACGCGTTCTTCGCCGCCGACGGGCTCTTCCAGACCTTCCTCACCGTGCTGGACGAGTTCGGGGCGTACCCGGCGGTGATCAACCGGGAACTGGAGCGGTTCCTGCCCTTCCTGGCCACCACCAAGATCCTGGTGGCGGCGGTCCGCCGGGGCGTCGGCCGCGAAGTCGCCCACGAGGTGATCAAGGAGCACGCGGTCGCCGTGGCGCTCGCCATGCGGGAGAAGGGCGCCGCCGAGAACGACCTCTACGACCGTCTCGCCGCCGACGGCCGCCTCGGCCTGTCCCGCGCCGAGATCGACGCCCTGGTCGCCGACCCCACCACCTTCACCGGCGCCGCCCAGGCCCAGGTCGACGCGGTCACCAAGCGCATCACCGCGGTCGTGACGGCCCACCCCGAGGCCGCCACCTACTCCCCGCCGCCCATCCTTTGA
- a CDS encoding YbjQ family protein gives MAGRAPAVRAASFCSIRSGEHGSRTARARPDSIGTVLVVTTDQLPGYEIRQILGEVVSSMARTRNPYREGVKNLRGGAYDPMAPDNLTRWRTDSVARLGEEALRLGANAVVGMRFDSRDCGEMWMEICAYGTAVIVVPKVPDVMPSDQPLVAAETAQEPGFTEAPGGIAEPASAPNLSSAADTPTRNS, from the coding sequence ATGGCCGGCCGAGCGCCCGCCGTCCGCGCCGCCTCGTTTTGCAGCATCCGATCAGGTGAACACGGCTCGCGAACGGCCCGGGCGCGGCCTGACAGCATCGGAACCGTGCTGGTCGTGACGACGGATCAACTGCCTGGCTACGAGATCCGCCAGATCCTCGGCGAAGTGGTCTCATCGATGGCCCGGACGCGCAACCCGTACCGCGAGGGGGTCAAGAACCTGCGCGGTGGCGCGTACGACCCGATGGCGCCCGACAACCTCACCCGGTGGCGGACCGACTCGGTGGCCCGGCTCGGCGAGGAGGCCCTCCGGCTCGGCGCGAACGCCGTGGTGGGGATGCGCTTCGACAGCCGCGACTGCGGCGAGATGTGGATGGAGATCTGCGCGTACGGCACGGCGGTGATCGTCGTACCCAAGGTGCCCGACGTCATGCCGAGCGACCAGCCGCTGGTCGCGGCCGAGACCGCCCAGGAGCCCGGCTTCACCGAGGCCCCCGGCGGCATCGCGGAGCCGGCGAGCGCGCCGAACCTCTCCTCCGCCGCCGACACCCCCACCCGCAACTCCTGA
- a CDS encoding S1 family peptidase: MRLRPLLAVLTTALAGVLATTSGAAAAPAGPQPIIGGSTVSSAPWAAAVFSNGSFTCSGSVISAQWVLTARHCVNGSMSVRVGSVYRSSGGVTRTVSATYTRYDLALMRLSSPVTTTAVTLASSNPPIGSTNSIYGWGMTCYSGCSAASQLKTATVQVTSTSVTDAYGGQAIRSTEISGNAWKGDSGGPQFYNGRQVGVASTADGVSIQNYGSVAYNRAWITSVSGV; the protein is encoded by the coding sequence ATGCGCCTCCGCCCCCTGCTCGCGGTGCTGACCACCGCGCTCGCCGGCGTCCTCGCCACCACCTCCGGCGCCGCCGCCGCCCCGGCCGGCCCCCAGCCCATCATCGGCGGCAGCACCGTCTCCTCCGCGCCGTGGGCCGCGGCGGTGTTCAGCAATGGCTCGTTCACCTGCTCCGGCAGCGTGATCTCGGCGCAGTGGGTGCTCACCGCCCGGCACTGCGTCAACGGCTCGATGTCCGTCCGGGTGGGCAGCGTCTACCGCTCCTCGGGCGGCGTCACCCGTACCGTCAGCGCCACCTACACCCGCTACGACCTCGCCCTGATGCGCCTGTCCAGCCCGGTCACCACGACCGCGGTGACGCTGGCCAGCAGCAACCCGCCGATCGGCTCGACCAACTCGATCTACGGCTGGGGCATGACCTGCTACAGCGGCTGCTCGGCCGCCAGCCAGCTCAAGACCGCCACCGTCCAGGTGACCAGCACCAGCGTCACCGACGCGTACGGCGGGCAGGCGATCCGGAGCACGGAGATCAGCGGCAACGCCTGGAAGGGCGACTCGGGCGGCCCGCAGTTCTACAACGGCCGGCAGGTCGGGGTCGCCTCCACCGCCGACGGGGTGAGCATCCAGAACTACGGCAGCGTCGCGTACAACCGGGCCTGGATCACCTCGGTTTCCGGTGTCTGA